GCACGATCGTCTCGGGATCAAACATGGAAGGATTCATGGCAAACGAGGCTCCGGCCGCGTGTTCGATATCCTGATCCACGGGAAATATGGAAATATAACCCGTGCCCCCAAGACGACCGGCATTGAAAAGCCGCTGAAGATTGCCGAGCACGGCCGGCTTGCGATCGGTCGGGATCATGACCCGATCAATAAAATCGGGACCTGGAAGATGAAGGCTATCGCGCCGGATGGTTTCGCAGCGGTGCTCCAAAAGCGACCGGGCCTGAGGTCCCAGAAGTTCCGCAATTTTCGCCGTGGATAGAAAGTCTGCCATGGGGAATCCTTCGAGTTAAGGGCCTACTTGAAAAATGTTGTTATTCAGGCCGATTTTAACTTTTCCAGCACAGCGGCCGCCCACCCTGATGGCAAAAGCGTGACCCGCGGTGGTGTCCACCAAAAGCGGACGCCCGGGACGCCCCCAGCCCATAAAGGTCCAGCGACCCTGAGTATCAATCCAGTGCACTTCAAAATCCACGCCGCCCTGAAAACTGGCTCGGAGCCGCAGAGGACCATTGAAGGACCGGATATCCTTATCACAGCCATAGGCTGCTGCATAGGTAGGAACGTTTTCAAGAGTGGGAGGTGAAGGCGGTGTTGGAGGCGAAGGCGGTGTTGGAGGCGAAGGCGGTGTTGGAGCGGTCGGCGGTGTTGGAGGCGTCACAGGACCATCCTGGTCCCGGCGCAGACGGCCCTGGAAAAAAGCCGATTGGATAGCCGTCCGGTAGGATTCCACCGCACAGGAGGACGTATCCAGACGCAGGCTCTCCCGCGGATCCTGGGGCCGGGATTCATTCCAATAGTTCACGAGTCTGAACTGGGAAAATTGCTTGGGAATGACGTCAAGGGAACTCTTGAGCCAATCCGCTTTACGGCAGGATTGGGCGGGATCTTCGAGGACAGCAAACTTGAAAAGACCTTTCGACGCGCGTTCCGAAACCGCTAAAAATTCCGACCAGCGGTTTTTTTGCACGGGCGATTCCCCGAGCAAAACGTCCTGAAATTGGGGGTAGCTGGAAACATTCTGCAGGTCATGAGCACCTAGCACAGTCAGTCCCAACCAATCGACATAATCGTCTCCAGGATAATAATTTTTCATGGCGTTCCAGACCTCGGAGGGCCGCGCTTCGCTTTCAAGGTGAAGCGCCCAGGTAATGTTGATGGCTCCGACATCCGCGCGTCGAGCCAGATCAATGAGATGACGATACGCGTCCCGATAAATTTCGGGCCCATCCGCCGTTTCCGGGTCACCCCAGCCTTTGGTCTCGGCCCCTCCATAAAGCGAGCCGCTGTGCCGATAGCGGCCTCCATTCGGTTCCGGTGCGAAGGCGATCATGAGTGGAATGCGTTCTCCATCCCTTCCTTTCAAAGCGGCAATGGACTGCAGCATTTTCACAAGGGGAGCATCGAAACTGCCATCGGCGATCTTCCGAAGATCAAAGATCGGATCAGGCTTTCCCGTATCAAGCGAACTATCAAGACCAGGGATGATCCGCACCAAAGCAAAATAACCCGCCGCATAAAGACCAGTGACGGCTTCGCCAGGAAATTCAAAACCATTGCGCCAGTTGCTTTGGAGGCTGACGAGCTGCAGTTTGCGTCCCGCCTGTTCCTCATAACGCCGCACGCGATCCAAAAGATCAGCACTTGAGGCCACGGAATCTTTGGTATCAAGAAAGGCACTGTGAAAAGCGCCCCGTTCGGGAGCCTTTATTTTCAATCCAGATTGGGGACCGATAGGAACTGTAAATCCATCCTGGGCAAAAACGGAAGTAAGACTGCTCCAAACAATGAGACTACAAAAAGCTTTGCATTGCCATAGTTTCATGGGTTTTCCTCCTTGATCCTGCCAGTCCAAAATCGTCCGCGTATGACTGTTGAATCTGATAGGACCGGAGCCTGGAATCAATCGCCAAGTTTGAATCTTGTCGTTTTGTATATTTGCTGCGGCACGATCTCTGCAAGAATGGGAATACGAAATCGAAGGATCTTCGTAAAAGCCGCAGAATCCCATCGCATAGGTTCCCACAGCGCGGATAAGCCTTCATAAAAATCCCGGTCAGTCTCAATCTTTAAAGGGAACGCTCCGCTCGGAATGCCCCGGATAACGAGCTGTCGGATATCACTATCCCGAATTATCAAATAATTCCAAGCTGTTGCATGGATCATTTCGCATTTATCTATTTTTAATGATTCTTCTTCTGACATTTATGCGAAACCCCGCAGTCCGCGTCCGCCTGTCAAATCCATGGTTTAGTCGCAAAACCCATGGCGGCTCTGGCCTTGCAACAGTGTTTGGGCTAGGACGGAAAAACAAGCTAAGAAAAGAGGAGTGGGGTTCATGAGAATTCATCCGAAGTGGATCTATGTATCGGTCCTCGTCACGATGATCGGCTGTACCTTGAAAAAGGAACGCTTCAATCCCAGCATGCCCGCGGCTCAAGAACCGGCGCCCGCCGTGCAGATGCCAGAGCCTTCCAGCACCATGGAAAAAGCTGAAGACGCGGCCCCGGCCCCCAAACCCATGGAAGCGAAAACTCCAAGGGAAGCCCAGATGGACGCGAAAACTTTTCTGGCTTTGAGTGAAGAAGAAGCCATGCATGGCCTGAAGCACGGCGAAGAGCAGATGAAAGTCGTCTGCGAGAAAATCGCCAGCATGCCGAACATTGCCAATAACGCTGTCATGCAGAAATTCTGTGCGCAGAAGATGAGGCCCAAGAGCCTGATCGAACTTCAAACCATCCTGGGTCTTCAGATCGTTAACCCCAATCTGACGACACGCGGTGATAACGGCAGTGGCGGTAACCCCGCCTTTGCCGTCCAGGGTCATTCCAGTTCGCTCGTCGGCCGCTTCGTATCCGCGATCAACCCGCGCGTTCTGCTCATGAGCGCCGGCGCGGTCGGCAACGTGGATCCTAACTTCGTGATCATGGGCTTCGTTCGGGGCGAGCAGTTCGCCGAGATCATCATCAACTCCCCCACGGGACCAGAATTCTTCCTGGCCGGATTCAAACAGGCCTGTAACAGCAAGCCGGAAGGCTGCAGTGCCGGCGACCTTCTGACTCCAGCCATCGAAAGCAACTGGACGGAATTTTCCCTTTATCACGAAGACGAAATCAAAAACAGCATCGTGGACTGCCGTCAGTGCCATCAGACAGCCGGTCCTGGCACACCCAAAATCCTGCGCATGCAGGAGCTGCAGAATCCATGGACGCACTTCTTCCGTGATAACACGGCCGGCATCAACCTCATCAACGATTACTATGCTGCTCACGGCACCGAAGAGGTTTACGGCGGTATTCCCGGCCCCATGATCCGTGCTTCAGACCCTGCGAACCTTGAAGACACCGTTCGTGAAAACGGTTCGAACGTGCAGCCGAATGAATTCAATACCGATCAGATTCAGGCAGAGGTCGAGCAGTCGTCGCCCAACCAGCCCGAAGACAATACAATTCCTGGCCGCAGTGCCACCTGGGATGCGCTTTTCGCTCGCGTCCTGACCGGCGAGATGATTCCTGTGCCTTATCATGATGTGAAGGTGACCGAACCGTCCCTCTTGACCAAGTATACCAAGCAGTACCAGGATTTCAGAGCCGGGCTTGTACCACTTGATAAATTCGAGGACCACAGGAATGTCCTGCGGACCGATCAGAAGCAGCTCGGCGACATGGGCTTTGCCGTGGCTCCCGAGATGACCCCGCAGCAGACACTCATGCTGGCCTGTGGTCAATGTCACAACTCACGCCTCGATCCCACGATCACGCGCTCGCGCTTCAACGTGAACCTGGCGGCCATGCAGAACGCAGCCGCAGAGATCGACATCGCCATCTCGCGCATCAAGCTGGGTTATAGCCCGGAACGTTTGAAGCAGGATGGGATCAAGATCGTCTCGCCCATGGGAGCCGCGGTGGCCATGGAAAAAGGTGAACATCTTCTGACGATGCCGCCCCGCCGATTCAAGCAGCTGACCGATATCCAGATTGATGCTCTGGTGAAATACTTGGAAGAGCAAAAAAAGACGCTTCCTAAATGACCCCAAGCCCTCAGCAAAACTGAGGGCTTTTTTCTTTGTCGGGCTCGCTGAGAGTTCATGATATGATGGCCGCTACCACTCAAACGGGAAGCCTCATGATCAAGGACTCAGCTGCCATCACCATGGTCGCCTTGTTACTACTGTCCTGCGTATCACAGCAAAGCGTACGATCCGATCGCAGCGCGGTGCCCCGAGGTGAAGACTTAGGCCGCGCTGCCGGTGACCTTGCGCTCTCCAAAATTTATCTCGCGCAGACCCATGTTCTGCCAATGGGCAGCGAAATGCTCAGCCTCATTTCGAATCGTGACACTCTGCTCAAGGTCGATGTCCTGGGAAAAATTGAGGGACAGCCTCCCGCGGGTTCTGTCGAGCTGCAGCTAGGCGATCGGATGGAAACACTGGCTTTGGTCAGTCCCCGCAGTCTCCCGATCAACGCACCATCGGAACCTTCATGGAATGATGCCTATACCGCGATCCTGCCCAGAGAATGGATCCTGCCGGGTCTGAAACTTAAAATCATCGTGGCCTCCGCGATCACCGAACTGCAGCCGAAAATTGGAGCACCCAATCCCCTGGCGCTGACGCTCCTACGCATGCAGGTGTTTCAGCAGCCCAAACCTGCTCTGGAACCGGCAGGCTGGGAGGCCGAGGTCGCCGCCAAGCTCCCTGTTTCCGAACTCAACGTGAACCGCAAGGGCCCCTGGCTTTTCAGTGAAGTCGTCGTGCCGCCACGAGCGGACGTCAAACTTCCCGCCGTGCGCGTGCGTTCCACGGACGAATATCGGCAGAAAACCAGGCTGCCCTTTGATGGTGAGCAGGGTCTTATCCTCGGACTGACCAATGCGCTGCAGGTCGCCGCGGGCGACAATCGTTTGAGCGTCTATTACAGCTTCGCCTCGGGTGTGGGTGTCGGCGGTGGACTTGCGGACAGCTTCACGGCCATGGGCGTGGACGGCAACTATGCTGTGCTCCTGCATGAAGTCGGGCATACGCTTTCGCTCCCCCATTGGGCGAATAACCCTTCGTATCCCTATCAAACCGATCTGGAAGGCTTGCAGGGTGATCCGGGGCATGTGGGCCTTACCTGGGGTTTCGATGGCCGCAAGGGCCTTCAGGGTGAGATTCCGCTCCCCTATTTTATTCCGCCCACTGTTCAAAATAATACGATCGGACGCACGCCGGGCACTTTGAAAAAAGATCCCATGGCTGGAGGCGGCAGTGGGGATCAGGAGAAGGGTTTTTTATTCCGCATGTTCTCCGACTTCAGCGTCCGCAAAATGCAGACCTGGCTGGAGCAGGAACTTGTGCTGTGGGATGAAGCGCAAAAGCAATATGTGAAGTGGGACGCGCAGAAACTTTCCTATCAGCCGATCAAAAATGATGGCGTGAACCTTCCGCAATTCCGCGATGCGGCCACGTACAGCATACTCTATAGCACCAGCGCCGTGACCCCGGAGGCCAACTTTATTTATACTCCGATCGGGCCGCATGCGTCCCATCGCATAAGGACCTTTGATCCATCCCGCACCGAGGATCTGGAGGCGGCGCGACAGAGCTACTGCCTGCCGTCCTGTGACTTCACGCTGCGGGTGCGGGCCGGGGGGCGAACCAAAGATTACCTCGTCCGCGGGACGTGGAAGCCGGACGCAGATCCCTTGAACGTCAACTCGCACTTCGTCGGGGCCTTGAACCTGCCGGCCGCGGATGGGGCTATTCAGGAGGTTAACCTCCTTCTGACGCCCAAGGTGGAAAGCGTGGGTCTGCCTCCGAATCCCCAGCTTCTGGCCCGCTACCTCGCGCCCGGAACGCCTTAGCTCGTCAGATTTGCATGGAATCCTTTCATTTCACATCACGTTTCGTGAGGGGCTGTGGGTGGGAAAAGACGGCCAGCTCGATAAGATGAAAAACATCGAGCTTCCGTCTTTCACGAAAGGAATGAGCATGTATTTCAAAGCCACAGTCATCAGCCTCAGTTTACTCGTCGCCCAGGCGGTCCGCGCCGCGGTCCCTGCCCCCATTGATGCGCCACCGACGTCGATTCCGCCGATCGCGGACACGGCGACTCCGGACGAAATCGATGCGTCCCTGGATGATTTCAAACCGGAAGGCCGCGAATCAGCGGTGCCGCATCCTGATTTCAATCCCTATATCGGCAATAAGCCAAGTGACGATTGGCACAAGGACATGTATCAGCAGCTCTATAAAATGAAGGAAGCGGCCTATTCCGTGAAAAAATGGGGCTATGATAAATCCCATTCGAAGGTCTATGCCTACGGCTACTGGCTGGAAAAATCCCTTGATCAGTACCTGAAATACACCTACGAGTACAAAAACGGTCAGTATTATCCCAAGGCGTATAAGTACAAGAACTATTCTTACTATGCGACACGCGGCGACCATAACTACTACTATTACTACTACGTGCGCCCCATCTATTATCAGATCTACCGCGAGATCGCGTATTATTCGGGCCGGAATGATTCCTACTACAAGGGCACATTCAGCAACTTCTCGAAACGCTATAAGTCCTACACACGCTGTAACTATGGTTACAACGGCGACGATGCCAAGTCGAATTTTGATACGGAATCGGAACTGTTCGAAAAGAACGCGGGTCTTTAACGAAAAAGAGAGGGCTCGGCCCCCGGCCTGGCCCTCTCCCTTTTCAGCGGGCGCTGATGATCTTTTGAATCCAAAGTCTATTGCGCGCTTCATGCACGCTCGTGTAACGGTCCAGGATATTCTGCTGATATTCCACAGTCCCGTTCAGAATGCCGAGCTGCTGCCAACGGCCATCGCTGCCGCGGAACACGATCGGTCCACCCGAATCACCCTTATTCGTATACGCAGCGGCCATCACGATCGAACCACTGGAATCGCTCGTGGAATAGGTGCGGGCCGAACGTGAACGCATTTCCGCGCCGGCATTCAAAGTCCTGTCATGCTCGCCGGTTCCCACGGCCAGGACCGTGGCGCCCCGTCCAGGATAGCTGCTGGCCAAAGGCAGCGGCTTGATGCTGGTGGGAAGTGGTTCGGCCAAAGTCAAGACAGCGAGATCGGCGAAACGCTGATCATCGGCCTGGAAATCAAGGCGCGAGGCATCGATGCCGGCAGGCAGATCAAACTTCAAAACGGCCAGACTGTTTTTCTGAGGAAGCGCCTGACCCGGGCCGTAGATATTCACATAGGGTTTGCCGGTTCCACCCTGCACGCAATGAGCCGCGGTCAGGACATGACGCGAAGTCAAGGCTGTTCCTGTGCAGGATCCCAGCGCTGTATCACTGACCAGAACCACCGAGCTGCCCCAGGTTTGGTCGGCGCGACCAGCCACGATATCAAGATCGGAAGAGGCGGTGGACTCACCGCAGGCGTGGGCCAGGAGTGCGAGGAAAAGAGGAGACCAGATTTTCAAACGCATAAGGATCCTTTCAAACTCAATCAGGACAAGAGCTTCGCAGAATAATCCAGATGAAGCGCCTTGTCCAGACGGGCTTCTAACGTTCCTCGCCATGCGATGCAAGTTTTGGAAAGAGCTGGGGAAAGCCCTGCTGATGCCAGTAAGGGTAAAGGACGCGAGCTTCGCTGGCTGCATCCAGGCGTGCAATCTCGTCCGCGGAAAGCGACCAGCCCACGGCACCCAGGTTCTGCATGAGTTGCTCTTCATTGCGTGCACCGATGACGATATTCGAAACGGTGGGACGCGCCAGGATCCAGTTCAAAGCCACCTGCGTGATGCTCTTGTCACGTTCCTGCGCAATCGCTTCGAGCACATCGACGACGCGATACAAAAGCTCGTCTTCATAGCTGATGAATTGAATCTGACCGAGGCGGCTGTCCTTCGGCGCCGTTTGATTCCGCCGGATTTTTCCGCTCAGAGCACCGCCTGCCAATGGACTCCACACCATCGTGCCGACGCCCTGATCCAGACCGAGGGGCATCAGCTCCCATTCCAATTCGCGGCCCACCAGGGAGTAGTAAACCTGATGCGCGATATAGCGGCTCCAGCCGTGGCGCTCGGACACCGACAGCGACTTCATCAGATGCCAGCCCGAAAAATTCGAGCAGCCGATATAACGAACCTTGCCCGACCGCACCAGATCATCCAGGGCGCTCAGAGTTTCCTCGACCGGCGTGAAACTATCGAAGCCATGCATGAAGTAGACATCAATATAATCCGTGCCGAGCCTTTTCAAACTGGCTTCACAGGACTGCACCAGATGATGCCGCGACGAACCATAATCATTCGGTCCTTCGCCCGTGGGAAAGGTGGCCTTGGTCGAAATCAAAGCCTTGTCGCGCCGCCCTTCAAGAGCCTTGCCCAGGATGCTTTCCGCAAGGCCTCCGGAATAGACGTTGGCCGTATCAAAAAAATTCAGTCCCGCGTCCATGCAGATCGAGACAAGGCGGCTCGCTTCCTGAACGTTCGTCTCGCCCCAGGCCTTGAAAAATTCTCCCGATCCGCCGAAGGTGGCCGTTCCAAAACTCAGCACCGGAACCTTTAAACCTGATCGACCCAGTCTTCTATAGTCCATGTTGTCCCTCTTTCTGATATGCAAATGCCTTCAGTGATAACGAATCCGGGGATTCCCTGTACAGCTTTTTTCCATAAATTTTCGAAATTTACAGAAAACGCCCCAGTCGACGTTCCGTGAAGTCAGCGGCATCTGTACACAGGGTTTGGCATGAATTCATATTTTTCTGACATGAGTGTCTTTTGCTCGAAATCCTGGCCCAGGAAAGAGAAATATAAGCCGAAAAGATGAGGGACTGGTTCCTCTTTTCCGGGCAGGAGGCGGCGTTTGGCAGCTTTACAATCCATACTATCCAAAGCCTTGGACTATGCCACCGACCATCCGGGGCTGAGTCAAGAGGATATTAAAAAAATCCGCATGACCCACGTCGCCTGCGGTGTGCAGTCGGTGAACCTGATCACCTTGACGTTCATCCTTCTCGCTTTTAATATCTATTCCTTCTTCCCCTGGCTTTTCCTGGAACTCCTGGGCCTCATAGCCTGTTTGCACCTCGAAAAAAAGGGCCGATTCACGCTGGCCAAAACTGTCTTCTATGTCCCCATACTCCTCGCCGTGGCCGTCGCCTGCGCAGGTTTTGATGAAAAACTCCCGGTCATCGTTTATGGATTTCCACTCACCATCGCCCCGTTCCTGCTTTACGGCCGAAAGGAAACCAAGGTCATGTACCCGCTCGTTTTCGCGAGCGTCATACTCCTGGTGGCGGGTAACTTTGCTGCGGGCTTTCTGGATCCGATTTTTCCGATGTTCAGTCTTGCCGTCCTCCCGACGTTGACGGCCATTATCTTCAGCATGGCCCTGATCCTGACCGTGATGATCGTCCGCGGTTTTTTCGAAGAGAGTTACCGGGCCGAGCAAAAATACATTGAAGCGGCCAATACCATCTCGGAACAAAAGGAGCGCCTGCAGACCGTCTTCGATATCGTCGAGGAAATCATTCTGGTCGTCGGCGAAGGCGGCCGGATTCAGGAGGGCTTTTCCAAGTTCACGCGCTCGGTCATTCAAAGGCCCGAAGGCGATATCATCGGGCAGAATGCTTTCGACCTTCTGATCTCATCAGCCCACCATGATAGGGACGAGGTGGATCAGTGCCGCTCGGCCCTTGAAATGGCGCTCGGAGCCGCGGAAATCCAGTGGTTCGTGAATCAGGATAAGATCCTGCGGGAGCTGGAATTCACCTTCGCCGGTCAGCGCAAGGTCCTGGTCCTGAACTGGCAGCCCATCATCCGCAACGGCATCATCACCAACCTGCTTCTGATGGCCCGTGATATTACCCTGAGCCGACTGCATGATCGCATCAAGAGCGAGCAGCAGGAAAGGACCCAGGCCCTGATTGGAATCGTAGCCGCCATCATGAAAAGCAGTCGTCAGGCCGTCGAAGGTTTTCTGGTCAAATCCCAGCAAAAGCTCCAGGCTGTGGATGCGCACAACACGCAATCCGTCTTCTTTGAGCTGCACACCCTGAAAGGGGTCGCGCGTTCGCTTGGTCTGCAGGAAATCGCCAATCGCATCCACATCATGGAATCCTCGATCCGCGGCATGAAGGCCGCGGAACTCGGCAGCAAGTTAACAGCTCTGCGCGATTATATCGAAAGCAACCTGCAGATGGTGCGGGACATCGCCGGATCGCAGACCTCGTCCTATCCGATCGCTTTTCAGAATCTTTACGATGTGGCGAGTCACACCCGCCTCAACCTTTATTCGCTCCTGGAGAAGCACCAGATCGCGCTGGACTATTTTCGCGTGGATGATGCTGTCCTCGGCTGGAATTCAGCGGCTTTGGAAGTGATCCATGAGGCTTTGCTGCATGCGATCACCAATACCATAGATCATGGCTTCGTCTTTCCACGCCTGCGCCAGCAGCTGACGGCTCCCAAAGTCCAGCTGGATCTCAAGGCCTGGCACGAGGATTTTGATACGGTGATCGAGCTGAGTGACAACGGCAATGGCATCGACGACAGGGCGCTTCAGGCCCTGGCCAAACGCTATGACTTTGATCTTGCGCGGTTTGAAAATCCGCTCGATCTGCTCTTTGAACCGGGCGTCAGCAGCACGACGGAAGTATCCCTGACCAGCGGCCGCGGAGTCGGCACAGCCGCTGTGCGGGACGCGGCCACGCGTTTGAAAGGCAAGGCCTCGCTCAGGCGGAATCCTGAACGCGGTCTGACGCTGCGCCTGACGCTGCCGCGTGAAACCAGCCTCTATTCCACGCACACGCTGCAGATTCGCGGTCATAAAAGCAGTGATGCTGTTTAAGACCGAATGGCCTCCAGCAGTTCGCGCAGATGCGCGAGGCGCGTCGTTGGATTGATGAGGGTCGTTCGCAGATAAAGCCGTCCCCTCAGCCTTGTCTGGACCAAATAGAAACGTCCGCTGGCGATCAGGCGGCTTCGAATCTCTTCCTGCAGCCTGTCGCTGTCCTCATCACCCGCCTTGCCTTTATAACGAAAGCAGACGATGTTCGCGTCGGGCAGGACGGCAAGTTCAAAGTCGGGAGCGTCACGGATCAGCTGGGCGAAGTCCTTGGCCAGCTGTCCCATGGAAGCGATATAGTCGGCGAAAAAGGACTCGCCATAGCTGGCAAGGCTTGCATAGAGCACGAAGCCCATCATGTTCTTCGTGCATTCCAAAGTCCTGAGGCCCAGGTCATACCAGTTATCACGCGCCGTATGCGCATCCCCGAAAAGATAGGAGGCACTCTGCGCGAAACTTTCATAGGAATGCTTGCCTTGCCGGAACATAACCGCCGTGATCAGGGCCGGCGTCAACAGCATTTTATGCGCGTCCCAGACGACCGAATCCGCGCGTTCGATACCCTTCAGCTTGTCTTTCCAGGCCGGAGCCAAAACAAACGAAGCTCCATGCGCACCATCCACATGAAACCAAAGTTCATGTCTTGCCGCAAAGTCGGCGATCGCATCCAAGGGATCCATGGCCCCGGTAGCTGTGGAGCAGGCGCTGCCGACCACGGCGATCACCCGGCGTCCCTGCCTCGCCGCTCGCTGCAGGCCATCTTCAAGACGATCCGCGCGCATGCGAAAGTGCTCGTCACTCGGAATCAGGATAACGCCCTCTTCACCCCAGCCCATGATCTGGGCGGAGCGTTTGATGCAATAGTGAGCCTGATCGGAAACCAGAACAGCCAGAGGCGGTGCCGAACCCTGTCCCTCACGCCACACATCAAAGCCTGCCTTGGCCTGCCGTGCGGCGAGAAGCGCAGTCAGATTACCGGCAGAGCCTCCGGAGGTGAGCACACCATCGGCGTCCTCGCCATAACCAAGGTGGCGAGCCATCCACAGCAGGGCACGCCGCTCCATGGCTGTGGCCACCATACCCATCTCATAGACGGCGGAACCATTATTGAGGAGCGAGGATAATAGAGAAAAAAGCCCCGTCAGGGGCAAAGGCGAAGTAACCTGATGACCCACATAATGCGGGTGATGCAGATGATTCGATCCGGCGACGACCTCACGCATCAATTCCTGAGGATCCCGCGGCTTTTCAAAATCAGACGACCAGCGCTTCAGCATCGCGTCGGGTGGAACCCAGGGAAGCACAGGGCCGGCCGTCCTGGGATCCCCAACTTTTTGTAGGTAATCAGTGAGCAGATCGACAGCCGCGTGCGCATGACGTCGAAAATTTTCCGAATCCCAGGCGTCAGATGTTTGCAAAGTGTTCTCCTGGATCGTGGTGCTTGACTTGAAGCCTTCTACAAAGATCCAGGAACCAAGGGAAGAAAAAACGTCAGGCATGGGAACAGGCTGGGAAGCGCACCCCTCCTGCATTTTAACTTTGAAAATGATTCTCAACTTCGCTATCATTACCCCGGACAACTGAGGAGAACTGGAAAATGATCAAGAATTTTGGTGCTTTTAGCTGTGCAGTGGCCATGGGCCTTCTCACAGGCTGCGGTGGTGATAGCGACTCGAATGACACGACAGCGGCCACTCCTGCCGAGCCAACCCAGAAGGTTTTGGCGGTTTCCGCAAGCGGCCATGATCGGCTCTTCGGCGTCGCGTTTGACAGCCAAGGCAACTTCTATGCGACGGGCTCCGTGGCGGATTCGACGGAAACCACCGCGGATTCAAAAATGCTCGTCGCCAAATTCAAAGCCGATGGTGAACTCGATACCGGCTTTGGAACCAATGGTTACGCCATTCACAATGCGATCGTCGGTGCGGGCGGTGAAGTGGCTCGCAGTATTCTTTTGCAGGATACGGGCAAGATCGTTATTGCCGGAACGGTGGAACACGCTGGGGCCCAGGATGCCCGTGACCGCGATATCGCCCTTCTGCGTCTGAACGCAGATGGATCCTTGGACAGCAGCTTTGGAACGAATGGAGTTGTGACCCTCGATCTGAGCGAAGGTGAAGTCAGTGGAACGAGTTTCGTGGCCGACAGTCTGGGTGGTTTGACTGCCGATAGCAGCGGTCGCCTTGTGGTTCATGCCTCGAAGAAACGTGATGGGGCCACCGATACGGATTTTGTACTGCTGCGCCTGAGCGCCGACGGTGTGCTCGATACGAGCTTCGGCACCGCGGGTCAAACCT
This Oligoflexus sp. DNA region includes the following protein-coding sequences:
- a CDS encoding glycosyl hydrolase, which translates into the protein MKLWQCKAFCSLIVWSSLTSVFAQDGFTVPIGPQSGLKIKAPERGAFHSAFLDTKDSVASSADLLDRVRRYEEQAGRKLQLVSLQSNWRNGFEFPGEAVTGLYAAGYFALVRIIPGLDSSLDTGKPDPIFDLRKIADGSFDAPLVKMLQSIAALKGRDGERIPLMIAFAPEPNGGRYRHSGSLYGGAETKGWGDPETADGPEIYRDAYRHLIDLARRADVGAINITWALHLESEARPSEVWNAMKNYYPGDDYVDWLGLTVLGAHDLQNVSSYPQFQDVLLGESPVQKNRWSEFLAVSERASKGLFKFAVLEDPAQSCRKADWLKSSLDVIPKQFSQFRLVNYWNESRPQDPRESLRLDTSSCAVESYRTAIQSAFFQGRLRRDQDGPVTPPTPPTAPTPPSPPTPPSPPTPPSPPTLENVPTYAAAYGCDKDIRSFNGPLRLRASFQGGVDFEVHWIDTQGRWTFMGWGRPGRPLLVDTTAGHAFAIRVGGRCAGKVKIGLNNNIFQVGP
- a CDS encoding aldo/keto reductase, which translates into the protein MDYRRLGRSGLKVPVLSFGTATFGGSGEFFKAWGETNVQEASRLVSICMDAGLNFFDTANVYSGGLAESILGKALEGRRDKALISTKATFPTGEGPNDYGSSRHHLVQSCEASLKRLGTDYIDVYFMHGFDSFTPVEETLSALDDLVRSGKVRYIGCSNFSGWHLMKSLSVSERHGWSRYIAHQVYYSLVGRELEWELMPLGLDQGVGTMVWSPLAGGALSGKIRRNQTAPKDSRLGQIQFISYEDELLYRVVDVLEAIAQERDKSITQVALNWILARPTVSNIVIGARNEEQLMQNLGAVGWSLSADEIARLDAASEARVLYPYWHQQGFPQLFPKLASHGEER
- a CDS encoding trypsin-like serine protease; the encoded protein is MKIWSPLFLALLAHACGESTASSDLDIVAGRADQTWGSSVVLVSDTALGSCTGTALTSRHVLTAAHCVQGGTGKPYVNIYGPGQALPQKNSLAVLKFDLPAGIDASRLDFQADDQRFADLAVLTLAEPLPTSIKPLPLASSYPGRGATVLAVGTGEHDRTLNAGAEMRSRSARTYSTSDSSGSIVMAAAYTNKGDSGGPIVFRGSDGRWQQLGILNGTVEYQQNILDRYTSVHEARNRLWIQKIISAR
- a CDS encoding ATP-binding protein translates to MAALQSILSKALDYATDHPGLSQEDIKKIRMTHVACGVQSVNLITLTFILLAFNIYSFFPWLFLELLGLIACLHLEKKGRFTLAKTVFYVPILLAVAVACAGFDEKLPVIVYGFPLTIAPFLLYGRKETKVMYPLVFASVILLVAGNFAAGFLDPIFPMFSLAVLPTLTAIIFSMALILTVMIVRGFFEESYRAEQKYIEAANTISEQKERLQTVFDIVEEIILVVGEGGRIQEGFSKFTRSVIQRPEGDIIGQNAFDLLISSAHHDRDEVDQCRSALEMALGAAEIQWFVNQDKILRELEFTFAGQRKVLVLNWQPIIRNGIITNLLLMARDITLSRLHDRIKSEQQERTQALIGIVAAIMKSSRQAVEGFLVKSQQKLQAVDAHNTQSVFFELHTLKGVARSLGLQEIANRIHIMESSIRGMKAAELGSKLTALRDYIESNLQMVRDIAGSQTSSYPIAFQNLYDVASHTRLNLYSLLEKHQIALDYFRVDDAVLGWNSAALEVIHEALLHAITNTIDHGFVFPRLRQQLTAPKVQLDLKAWHEDFDTVIELSDNGNGIDDRALQALAKRYDFDLARFENPLDLLFEPGVSSTTEVSLTSGRGVGTAAVRDAATRLKGKASLRRNPERGLTLRLTLPRETSLYSTHTLQIRGHKSSDAV
- a CDS encoding M66 family metalloprotease; amino-acid sequence: MIKDSAAITMVALLLLSCVSQQSVRSDRSAVPRGEDLGRAAGDLALSKIYLAQTHVLPMGSEMLSLISNRDTLLKVDVLGKIEGQPPAGSVELQLGDRMETLALVSPRSLPINAPSEPSWNDAYTAILPREWILPGLKLKIIVASAITELQPKIGAPNPLALTLLRMQVFQQPKPALEPAGWEAEVAAKLPVSELNVNRKGPWLFSEVVVPPRADVKLPAVRVRSTDEYRQKTRLPFDGEQGLILGLTNALQVAAGDNRLSVYYSFASGVGVGGGLADSFTAMGVDGNYAVLLHEVGHTLSLPHWANNPSYPYQTDLEGLQGDPGHVGLTWGFDGRKGLQGEIPLPYFIPPTVQNNTIGRTPGTLKKDPMAGGGSGDQEKGFLFRMFSDFSVRKMQTWLEQELVLWDEAQKQYVKWDAQKLSYQPIKNDGVNLPQFRDAATYSILYSTSAVTPEANFIYTPIGPHASHRIRTFDPSRTEDLEAARQSYCLPSCDFTLRVRAGGRTKDYLVRGTWKPDADPLNVNSHFVGALNLPAADGAIQEVNLLLTPKVESVGLPPNPQLLARYLAPGTP